From Methanobacterium alcaliphilum, one genomic window encodes:
- a CDS encoding glycosyltransferase family 2 protein, whose amino-acid sequence MDLSIIIVNYRTYELTKQTISSIITKEHQFTYDIYLIDNASNDGSFEKLQKDFSKESPGGLIKFIANSQNKGFAHANNLALNQTNASYILLLNSDTIIIGDCLEKCLTEMEKNASIGALGCKVVLEDGTLDKACRRSFPDVDVSFYRMTGLSKLFPNNERFGRYNLTYMDEDKTYEVDSLVGAFMMVRSTAIEQVGLLDETFFMYGEDIDWCYRLKEKGWKIVYYSDAKIVHYKGASSNGKKQKNKLIYEFYRAMYIFYNKHYKNKHSIIITTITYLGIGGMCGLKLFLNIFKR is encoded by the coding sequence ATGGATTTATCTATAATAATAGTGAATTACCGGACTTATGAGTTAACCAAACAGACCATAAGCTCCATTATAACAAAAGAACACCAATTCACATATGATATTTATTTAATAGATAATGCATCAAATGACGGTAGTTTTGAAAAATTACAGAAAGATTTTTCTAAAGAGTCCCCGGGCGGTTTAATTAAATTTATTGCAAATTCTCAAAATAAAGGATTTGCACATGCCAATAATTTAGCTTTGAATCAAACCAATGCATCATACATACTCTTACTCAATTCAGACACCATAATTATTGGCGATTGTTTGGAAAAATGCTTAACTGAAATGGAAAAAAATGCGTCCATTGGTGCTCTGGGATGTAAAGTAGTTCTGGAAGATGGAACTTTAGATAAAGCATGCAGAAGAAGTTTTCCTGACGTTGATGTATCTTTTTACCGTATGACTGGTTTATCTAAACTTTTTCCAAATAATGAGCGATTTGGAAGGTACAACCTTACTTATATGGATGAAGATAAAACTTATGAAGTGGATAGTCTGGTAGGGGCCTTCATGATGGTGCGATCTACGGCTATTGAACAAGTAGGGCTTCTGGATGAAACTTTTTTCATGTATGGTGAAGATATTGACTGGTGCTATCGCCTTAAAGAAAAAGGCTGGAAAATAGTTTATTATAGTGATGCAAAAATAGTTCATTATAAGGGTGCCAGCAGCAATGGGAAAAAACAAAAAAACAAACTCATATACGAATTTTACAGAGCAATGTATATTTTTTACAACAAACACTATAAAAATAAACATTCGATTATAATAACTACTATTACTTACTTGGGAATAGGAGGAATGTGTGGTTTAAAACTGTTCTTAAATATTTTTAAGAGATGA